A single window of Qipengyuania oceanensis DNA harbors:
- a CDS encoding tyrosine-type recombinase/integrase, translating to MAKLPLAQLPELLNKLDQYNEEGERRSEITRAALTFALLTWVRTKELRFAKKHEFEDLDGNSPLWRIGPDRMKMHREHIVPLSMQAASLAKEMIACSQSDYVFPGQKRGVPLSENTMIYGLYRLGYHGRQTVHGFRGLASTWANEQLVEVGQPPMWIRKYHEDWVELQLAHSEENEVRGAYNAAEYLAPRRAMLQDWANFLDAMRGKTDNVAILRAA from the coding sequence ATGGCCAAACTGCCGCTCGCTCAGTTGCCAGAGCTCTTAAACAAGCTGGATCAATACAATGAAGAAGGGGAGCGACGCTCCGAGATTACTCGCGCAGCGCTCACCTTCGCGCTTCTGACATGGGTCAGAACGAAGGAACTCCGTTTCGCCAAGAAGCACGAGTTTGAGGATCTAGACGGCAACTCTCCGCTTTGGCGCATCGGTCCTGATCGAATGAAGATGCACCGTGAGCATATCGTACCCCTGTCAATGCAAGCCGCTTCGCTCGCCAAGGAGATGATCGCATGTTCTCAAAGTGACTATGTGTTTCCCGGCCAGAAGCGTGGAGTGCCGCTATCCGAAAACACCATGATCTATGGTTTGTATCGTCTCGGCTATCACGGTCGGCAGACTGTTCATGGCTTCAGAGGTCTTGCGAGCACATGGGCCAATGAACAGCTGGTCGAAGTCGGCCAGCCGCCAATGTGGATCCGAAAGTACCATGAAGACTGGGTCGAGCTTCAGCTGGCTCATAGCGAGGAGAACGAAGTTCGCGGGGCATACAATGCCGCAGAGTATTTGGCGCCACGTCGCGCCATGCTTCAAGATTGGGCGAACTTCCTCGATGCGATGCGCGGAAAAACAGACAATGTCGCGATCTTGAGAGCTGCGTGA
- a CDS encoding DUF5818 domain-containing protein: MNTNRKRISGRLEHLPRGAAIVTDAGDHWVLEGCEPSNDDFGFEVTAEGIVVGFDRLRVEWLGQVPA; the protein is encoded by the coding sequence ATGAACACGAATAGGAAAAGGATCAGCGGACGGCTCGAGCATCTCCCGCGCGGGGCAGCGATCGTGACAGATGCAGGCGACCACTGGGTTCTGGAAGGCTGCGAACCATCGAACGATGACTTCGGTTTCGAGGTCACTGCCGAGGGTATCGTTGTGGGCTTCGACCGCCTTCGAGTTGAGTGGCTGGGCCAAGTGCCGGCGTAG